Below is a window of Tolypothrix bouteillei VB521301 DNA.
GTTGTGTCCTCCATCACTATTTGATCGACTAGAGGCACAATAAAGTTCAAACCAGGACTGAGTTTTCGGTGTTGCTTCCCTAAACGTTCGACTAAGGCTTCATTTCCCTGGCTGATTAGTTTTGCAGATCCTAATGCGTACCCTATAAGCACTAAGACTATTGCAATAATTGGTTCCATGTAATCTCCTAACTAAGTGTTTGGTAGAATTTATTATAATGACACACTACTATGATGATGCCCTAAATTTAGGATATTCTCTCAGAATGAGTATGTTGTTATCACAAATCGTATGAATAAGCAAGCTTTTTTCAATTAAATACAAAAAGTTACAGTAACTTCTTTTGGCTGAGAGCCCCGAGTTCTCGAATAAGTCGGGGATCTGTTAAGCCCTAGCTGTAGGACATCGCTATTAAATCACTAAGTGGTTTCGCTTGCAAGTATTTTATTTGTCCGTAACTTTACTTAATATAATTGCGCTCGAGACTCCCTTCTACCCAAGGTTTGATACTGGTAGGTAATTCAGAAACAAGACGCAATGGTAACTCAGAAGTAGAAAGAAACTGTGCGTAAGCTGGAGTCAAAAATTCTCGGTAAGTTCTTGCTTCTGGTGTCAGTTGTTTGACAAACGCTAAACTCACACCTTGGGTCAATCGTCTCAAGGAGCTGGCTTCTTCACCTCGTCGTTCTTTGACTATAGAGTAGGCTGTACTTGCAGGATCGCTAATACTTAAGTGAGTCCCTCCAATGGCAGTTAACAAATATTTTTCGCCCTGTAGTTGATTAAAAGGTGCTATTTGATGTTTCAATGCTGGAGCGATCGCATCTTCGGTTCCTGCTAAGATGAGGACTGGTTTGGTAATTTGACTTAGACCTTTTTTCCCGAAAATTTCTCCAATGACAGGATTGAGAGCGATCGCCTGACTCACTCGCTTATCTTGCAATCGCAGTTTTTTATCTCGCAACGAAGCAGCAGAACACTGCAACCAATCTGCGGGAGATTTGTCAAGATTGAGAGAGTCTTTACAGAATTTCCGCAAGTCTTCCAAGTTCACCTCAGGGGCGACCAAAGCCAAAGCAGTGTAACCTCCTAAAGAATGACCGATGACAGAAACTTTCTCCGTGTTAAACTTTCCTTGAAATTCTCCCGATTGAGTATTGAGTTTTGCGAGCTCATCAAGGACAAAACTCACATCTCGCGGGCGATCGATAAATTCAGTTGGTGGTAGCAGTTTTCCTAAATTAGCAGCATCGTTCGCCTTATTAACTGATATGGCATTGCTACCTGGATGCTCGAGAGCAACGACTGTTATACCATGAGAGGCAAGATGATTAGCTAAATATCTTAGAGATCTTCGATTGGAACCAAAACCGTGGGAAAGAACAACCAAAGGATTGTCGGCATTAGCCCTACTCCAATAGATATCTACAGGTAATGTACGGTTGCGCTGTCGGTCATAAAAATTTAGAGTCTGTTCCTGTACGGCTTCATTTCCCACTGTAGATGGGTCAAAGGTCGTTTTAAAGGGTGTATTACTTGTAGCAGGTAACTCCCTTTCCAATAAAACTCCGAGGGCTTGACTCTCGATGCGAGTGGGGTTTAGCTCAACTGCTAAACCAATGACTTGAGTTGCATCCACTGTCACATTTTCCTGTGGGTAAGCTCGTAAGAAACCAAGGGGGCTCAAACCGTTTACTTGTTTAAGTGCAAGGTTGAGTGCTACTTGAATGGTATCAACTGTACTGCCGGGAATTGCCGATCCCAAGGAAGATAAGATTTGTTTCCCTATTGGTGTTTGCCGTATTTCATCAACAAATTTATCGGCAAAAGCGGGATCTACACTAAAACGCTTGGTCAAAAAGTCTCGTATTTCTGATGTTAAGAAGGGTGACAAAACTTCTAGCCCTTCCGGCAATTTACCAGTTTTAGCAAACTTTTCCAAGTCTGCGATCGCTACTGACTGCTGAAAAGGACCCAAGCGGATAGTCACTGTTTCTGCTGCCAATGTAGAGGAAATTCCTACACCCCAACTAAAAGCTAGGGTTAAGCTGCACAGCAATCCTTTCATCCAGGATGCTTTGGGTTGACGTTTGCTAAGTGGAAACCGCATATAAGTCACGAGTCATTGGTCATGAGTTATTAGTAGCGCATTTATCCATGACGTTGTTCTGTGAAATACAGTTTCATTGGAACAATCTTATACTATGAGTGGATTTTAGATTTTAGATTTTGGATTGAGAAAGCCCTTACTAGATTGAATCTTACCCAATTATCTGTCACATTCTTTTTTCAAATTGGTATTATTTATGAAATAAAGAGTAAAGTAGGTAGGGCTATGCCCCACATTCGATGTTGTCTTTCATTGGAGAAAAGTACCCGCTTATCACTCTTCTTCATTCAAAAAAGTTTCCTCTAGAAATAACATTCCAGATTTATTAGTAGAGATTTCTAAAATCAGTTCTTCATAAGCAGTCATCCGTTGTGTTACTGTTCGATAATCCTCAGACTGAGTACACAATTCCTCCCATAAATCTTGAGTGCGAATGGTAGCACCATCAAGAACATCTTCAGGGTCAATTCTGAGAGTTCGTTTTTTCACCCATTCAAGAGAATGAATAAATTTTACTATCACATCATAACCACTACTACCCTCATCTGTGTATTTAGGAGGTGAAGGCATTGTTACCATATCACTGACTGCACCTGTAAACAAACAAATGGAATTGGGTTCTTTAAAAAGAGCAATAAATGAAGCGACTCCAGAATCAAAACCCAGATCGCTGCGATTTTGCAGCCACAGTAAAACATAAAATTGTTCTTGATATTTTTGAATAATTTTTATCAAGTTATGTACGCCAGAGGTAATACCTTTACCTGCTATCGGGAATAAGTTAATTCTCATAAATTTTCTTCCTCTTACTTAATAAATAAAGCCCGCAAAAGCGGGCTAAAGGGAGTAAAAAAACTGGATGGTAATACTTTTAGAAGCCAAATAAAGCTCTAACAATACCTAAAAGACCACCTAGAGGATTAATAACCAAACCGGCTGTATCGCCAGCCTTTGCTCCACCAGATCGGTACACTACCACAACATCATTATTACGGAGTATTGGGTTTGTGTCTTCATTAATTCCTGCTTTAAAATCTACCTTAACTTGACGTTTGGTCACAGAACCGTCTGGATTCAAGCGAACCAAATCTACAGCTTTACTACTTGCTCTGGCATCATTAAATCCACCAGCTGCTAGTAATGCTTGGTTTAAAGTGCTATTGGGCTGAAGGTCTATTTGCCCCGGTTTTTTCACTTCACCAACGACACCCACTTGTATGCGCGTGGGAGATAAAGTCGTTGTCGCTAATTGTGTTGCTTCTGCACGGTTGATTTCAGTTGCCGTTGGGATAACAACTGTATCTCCATCTTGTACGATGATGTCCTGATTGATATCACCGCTTTGCAACAGTTGCCACAGGTTAATATTTATAGATTGTTCCGATCCAGTTCTTGTAGGTCTGCGGATGATGACATTACGAACATCAGCTTGTGGTGTAATTCCTCCTGCTAGCTGAAGTGCTCGTGTCAAAGTGGGTTGACCTGTAATACTTGGTGCATTCGTTTGACCGGTGGTACCACCTTCTGTAGCACCTTGAGTCACTAGATATGACCCAGGACGGTAAACTTCACCAATAATTGCTACTGTACGGGGTCTTGTGGGATCGGCAGCAAAACTAGATGCGGCTAAATTACGTGCATTTGCTAAGTCTAGAGTACTTGCTGTGGGTACGAAAATGGTATCGCCATCCCGCAAGGTGATATCTTGGGGTAACCTTCCCGTGCGTCTGAGTTCATCTAAATTGAGACTGGTAACTTGTTCTGGTCCTCTGCCAAGTTTGCGCCGCAATTCCACTCTAGTGACATCCGCACTCAAAGTTACACCCTGGGCGGTGGTGAGTGCAGCAAGTACTGTTGGGTATTGTACCCCAGGATTGTCTCCTGCACCTCCTTGCAAGCTGAGAGTATAAGCTCCCGGACGGGTGACTTCTCCAGCGACAAAAACGTTAATGGGACGAGGTGATAATAGGTTAACTGAAATAATAGGACGTTTTAGATACCGAGAGTATCTTTGGGCAATTAAGTCAGCAGATTGTTCCGTAGTTAGTCCCAGAACATTAACACTGCCAATCAAAGGTAAGTTAATTCCTCCACCTGGTGGAACTTGATACTCTCCTGAGTATTCGGGAACTTCAAATACACTCACTCTAATGCGATCGCCGCCTCCAAGGGTGTAGTTTGTGTCTACCTGTGTCGTTCTCGCTGTTGGCTGCCTTTGCGCTAAACTAACGGTTGGAATAGCGATACTTACAGATGTTAATAACACCATACCCACAGCTGGATGGGCGAGCAATTTCACCACACTCGTATTATGCATTGCTTACCTAAGATTACTATTAATTACATACTGTTTAAACATTTTTAGCCTGATTGACTATTTTTACGTATTCTAGTTCCCTGATGTTCACACATTCTTCAATTAAATTATCCTTCCGGAACGAAATTATTTAATAACTTTAAATTTTATTTGAATTTTATTTAAAGTTCAACTCGGTTCTATGTAAATTTACTGTAAATTTTGTTGCTCCTATATTGGAAATCAATATTTTCACAAGCACGATAAGTATGAAAAGTAAGAATAGATAGTCAGGTTTGTTTCACAAGCCAATAATGACTACCTTCTACTTTTTACGCTCTAATTACTGATTTTTCAGGTTTTGAATTTGTTGCACAAAAAACTTTTCTAAAGATGGACGTGACAAATTCATGGCTATTAATTGCCCTCCCATCAAACGCAGGCTCGCCAGAAAATCATAATAATCTCCATTGAGTTCCCCTTGCCAAGACCCATCTGGCTGGTACTCCAAATTAGCGATCCATTTTTCAATAATTTCCCAGTCTCCACCGTGTCCTTTGACAGAATATACGTCAGTTGTTCCTAAAAGTTCATTAAGAGATCCAGAACAAATAAGTTCACCTTGGGCAAGAATGGCAACGCGATCGCAAATTTGTTCCACTTCACTGAGAACATGACTGTTGAAAAAAATTGTTTTACCTGCCGCTTTTAAAGATAAGATAATCTCTCTCATTTGGTAGCGTCCCACAGGGTCGAGCCCTGACATGGGTTCATCCAAGAATACCAGTTCTGGATCGTTAATGAGTGCTTGTGCCATTCCGACACGTTGTAACATTCCTTTTGAATAACGGCGCAGGAGTTTTTTGCGGGCGTCAGATTGAGGCAATCCTACCAATTCCAGCAATTGAGGAATGCGTTGGCGTTGAACCTTTTTAGGAATTTGAAATAGTCCGGCGACTAACTGTAAAAATTCCCAACCCGTGAGATAGTCATATAAATAAGGGTTTTCAGGTAAATAACCGATACGTTCTTTAACACCACGATCTCCAATCGGCTTTCCCAAAAGCAATCCCCGCCCCGATGTCGGACGGATAATTCCCAGTAACAATTTCAATAGTGTTGTTTTACCAGCACCATTTGGTCCTAACAGCCCAAAAGTTTCTCCCTTGTAAACTTTCAAAGAACAGTTTTTGAGAGAGACAACTTTCTGATTCATAAAAAAGCCAGTGCGATAGACCTTTCGCAACTCAGAGGTTAGAACAACTGGCGGACTGTCTCGTGTATTTAGTTCGGAGTTCGGGGCGTCTGCAACAGACTTCATCTTGTGCTTCGGGCAACAGCAATACGTTTAATCTATAGGTTACCCAGTTGACTCCCAATAATAACATTGACCAGCGACCGATGACCAGCGATCGATATACAGGGAGGCTGTTAACCTTTGTTGAGGCGAAACTTGGGGGTGAGAGATTGTATTTTTTCGCAAATAATGGGTCAGAGCCATTTGCCAACAACCAATCTCTAATGGTAAATACACAATTAGGTAGGTTGACACAAATCAAGGTAATCGTTCAATTTTCCGGTCACCGAGCGCTAGCCTACCTAATTTCACAATAATTTATTTTTACATGCCCATGATTTCGTACCCTGCATCAACGTACAGGACTTGCCCGGTAATTCCGCTAGACAAGTCGCTACATAAAAAAGCGGCTGCATTGCCCACCTCGAGCTGAGTGACAGTGCGTTTTAATGGCGCAACTTGCTCAACATGGTGAATCATGTCCAAAATACCTCCTACCGCACTAGAAGCGAGAGTACGAATAGGACCTGCGGATATGGCGTTTACCCGAATATTGGCAGAACCCATTTCAGCCGCTAGGTAGCGCACGCAAGCTTCCAACCCTGCTTTGGCAACTCCCATGACATTATAGTTGGGAATTGCTCGTACACCACCCAGGTAGGACAGAGTGACAATACTTCCTCCCTCAGTCATTAAGGGTTTAGCGATCCCTGCAAGCTGTACTAGAGAGTAAGTACTCACTTCCATTGCCAGATTAAAGCCGGAACGAGAGGTTTTGCTGAAGTCTCCACTCAGGTCATCTTTACTGGCAAAGGCGAGGCAATGGATGAGGATATCTAGCTTACCCCACTTTTGCTGGATTTCTTCAAAGGTTGACCTAACCTGCTCGTCGTTTTGGACATCACAAGGAAGAAACAAGCTCGGAGTGAGGGGTTCTACCAGTTCTGCAACTTTCTTTTCCATTTTGCCTTTCTCATCTGGCAAGTAAGTAATTCCCAGATCGGCTCCTGCTTTATGGAGTTGTTGGGCGATCCCCCAAGCAATGGATCGGTTGTTTGCAATTCCTGTTACAATAGCTTTTTTTCCCGTCAGGTCAAGCATATTAATTCTTAATGTGAACTTTCATGCTTGAGCATACTAGAATCTGAGGCTAGTTGTCTGGAGTTTTGAGCAGTATTAGTAAATATTACGATCCGGGTACCTGTTAGCTACCAGAAAATTGTTACTGGAAGCATCGGGCAATCTCAATATATCTTCGGTTTTTTGTCAAAAAACTGTTTTGGAAAAACTTTTGCAATCAACTATTTAAAAAGTACTAGATCTAAACATGAAAAATTATGTATCATGATGAACAATTAACTATGAGCACCAGAGGATAAGTATAGGAAAGAACAAAAAGGTTGACAATGTGTTCTTGATTTTTCGGGTGTATTCTTAGGGAATTAGTTTTATTTTTTCCGGCATTGGGTAGGGGAAGGGAGATGATGACACAAGATAAGGCCCTAGCAAATGTTTTTCGTCAGATGGCAACAGGAGCGTTTCCTCCTGTTGTAGAGACGTTTGAACGCAATAAAACCATCTTTTTCCCCGGCGATCCTGCCGAACGAGTTTATTTCTTATTGAAAGGAGCTGTTAAACTCTCCAGGGTGTACGAGGCAGGAGAAGAAATAACCGTAGCACTACTTCGGGAAAATAGTGTTTTTGGCGTTTTGTCCTTGTTAACAGGAAACAAATCAGATAGGTTTTACCATGCAGTTGCTTTTACGCCTGTTGAACTGCTGTCAGCCCCAAT
It encodes the following:
- a CDS encoding alpha/beta hydrolase, translated to MRFPLSKRQPKASWMKGLLCSLTLAFSWGVGISSTLAAETVTIRLGPFQQSVAIADLEKFAKTGKLPEGLEVLSPFLTSEIRDFLTKRFSVDPAFADKFVDEIRQTPIGKQILSSLGSAIPGSTVDTIQVALNLALKQVNGLSPLGFLRAYPQENVTVDATQVIGLAVELNPTRIESQALGVLLERELPATSNTPFKTTFDPSTVGNEAVQEQTLNFYDRQRNRTLPVDIYWSRANADNPLVVLSHGFGSNRRSLRYLANHLASHGITVVALEHPGSNAISVNKANDAANLGKLLPPTEFIDRPRDVSFVLDELAKLNTQSGEFQGKFNTEKVSVIGHSLGGYTALALVAPEVNLEDLRKFCKDSLNLDKSPADWLQCSAASLRDKKLRLQDKRVSQAIALNPVIGEIFGKKGLSQITKPVLILAGTEDAIAPALKHQIAPFNQLQGEKYLLTAIGGTHLSISDPASTAYSIVKERRGEEASSLRRLTQGVSLAFVKQLTPEARTYREFLTPAYAQFLSTSELPLRLVSELPTSIKPWVEGSLERNYIK
- a CDS encoding SLBB domain-containing protein produces the protein MHNTSVVKLLAHPAVGMVLLTSVSIAIPTVSLAQRQPTARTTQVDTNYTLGGGDRIRVSVFEVPEYSGEYQVPPGGGINLPLIGSVNVLGLTTEQSADLIAQRYSRYLKRPIISVNLLSPRPINVFVAGEVTRPGAYTLSLQGGAGDNPGVQYPTVLAALTTAQGVTLSADVTRVELRRKLGRGPEQVTSLNLDELRRTGRLPQDITLRDGDTIFVPTASTLDLANARNLAASSFAADPTRPRTVAIIGEVYRPGSYLVTQGATEGGTTGQTNAPSITGQPTLTRALQLAGGITPQADVRNVIIRRPTRTGSEQSININLWQLLQSGDINQDIIVQDGDTVVIPTATEINRAEATQLATTTLSPTRIQVGVVGEVKKPGQIDLQPNSTLNQALLAAGGFNDARASSKAVDLVRLNPDGSVTKRQVKVDFKAGINEDTNPILRNNDVVVVYRSGGAKAGDTAGLVINPLGGLLGIVRALFGF
- a CDS encoding ABC transporter ATP-binding protein yields the protein MKSVADAPNSELNTRDSPPVVLTSELRKVYRTGFFMNQKVVSLKNCSLKVYKGETFGLLGPNGAGKTTLLKLLLGIIRPTSGRGLLLGKPIGDRGVKERIGYLPENPYLYDYLTGWEFLQLVAGLFQIPKKVQRQRIPQLLELVGLPQSDARKKLLRRYSKGMLQRVGMAQALINDPELVFLDEPMSGLDPVGRYQMREIILSLKAAGKTIFFNSHVLSEVEQICDRVAILAQGELICSGSLNELLGTTDVYSVKGHGGDWEIIEKWIANLEYQPDGSWQGELNGDYYDFLASLRLMGGQLIAMNLSRPSLEKFFVQQIQNLKNQ
- the fabI gene encoding enoyl-ACP reductase FabI, translating into MLDLTGKKAIVTGIANNRSIAWGIAQQLHKAGADLGITYLPDEKGKMEKKVAELVEPLTPSLFLPCDVQNDEQVRSTFEEIQQKWGKLDILIHCLAFASKDDLSGDFSKTSRSGFNLAMEVSTYSLVQLAGIAKPLMTEGGSIVTLSYLGGVRAIPNYNVMGVAKAGLEACVRYLAAEMGSANIRVNAISAGPIRTLASSAVGGILDMIHHVEQVAPLKRTVTQLEVGNAAAFLCSDLSSGITGQVLYVDAGYEIMGM